One window of Methanobacterium alkalithermotolerans genomic DNA carries:
- a CDS encoding DUF6448 family protein, with product MAPHCDTLDGPVVKACQLALETGNVNYVLPFVGEKSEKELKQIFDKTMKVRESGPEVAEVADLWFFENSVRLHRESEGKPYTGLKAAGLDWGPVVPLAENDIEEGDPSETIDFLKETLQDVLEDKFLRATSLKNRDKNDVRSSREYTQAMLDFVLFSHHLYKYMTEG from the coding sequence ATGGCTCCCCATTGCGATACCCTGGATGGACCGGTGGTTAAGGCCTGTCAGCTGGCTTTGGAAACGGGAAATGTGAATTATGTACTGCCCTTTGTTGGTGAAAAATCAGAAAAAGAATTAAAACAGATATTTGATAAAACCATGAAGGTACGTGAATCCGGCCCGGAAGTAGCAGAAGTGGCTGATTTATGGTTTTTTGAAAACAGTGTGCGCTTACACCGGGAAAGTGAGGGGAAACCATACACCGGACTTAAAGCTGCAGGATTGGACTGGGGTCCGGTGGTGCCCTTAGCAGAAAATGATATAGAAGAGGGCGACCCTTCTGAGACCATTGATTTTTTAAAAGAAACCCTGCAGGATGTACTGGAGGATAAGTTTCTCCGGGCCACTTCCTTAAAAAACAGGGATAAAAATGATGTTCGTTCTTCCCGGGAATATACTCAGGCCATGCTGGATTTTGTGCTATTTTCCCACCATTTATATAAATATATGACTGAAGGCTAA
- a CDS encoding glutamate decarboxylase: MLSEKVDTSKLKKSQKEHSPETTPYGTRYFENSIPKFELPSEGMPAPAAYLLIKDELNLDGNPRLNLASFVTTWMEPEADQLIMESVDKNYVDTDEYPQTLKIQERVVNMLARLFNVPDDCESLGTATIGSSEAIMLGLLAHKWSWREKRKKEGKTYDKPNIVMGADVHTVWEKFARYFDVELKLIPLKEDLYTITAEDVAREVDENTIAVGAVVGTTFTGQMDPIKEINDKLVEIKKTKGWDIPLHVDGASGGFILPFLYPDMEWDFRLEQVRSINVSGHKYGLVYPGIGWLIFRDKSDVPDDLVFNITYLGGNMANYSLNFSKGSSTIIAQYYNFIRLGFEGYQSIMENLSQNAKYLARELEKTGKFEVINKDVIFPLVTVQLKNVDFTVYHLSDKLREKGWIIPAYKLPENAQKVQVLRMVIKENFSRDMVETLLVDIKKACHLLENQKEKKEKENLSLLY, translated from the coding sequence ATGCTATCTGAGAAGGTAGATACCAGCAAATTAAAAAAATCACAAAAGGAGCATTCACCGGAAACCACACCTTACGGGACTCGTTACTTTGAAAACAGTATCCCTAAATTTGAATTACCATCAGAGGGAATGCCTGCCCCGGCGGCCTATTTACTTATAAAAGATGAGCTAAATTTAGATGGTAATCCCCGCCTCAATCTGGCCAGTTTTGTCACCACCTGGATGGAACCTGAGGCAGACCAGCTCATTATGGAGTCGGTGGATAAAAATTATGTGGATACTGATGAATATCCCCAGACCCTTAAAATCCAGGAAAGGGTGGTAAATATGCTTGCCCGGTTATTCAATGTTCCGGATGACTGTGAATCACTGGGAACAGCCACCATAGGATCTTCAGAGGCTATCATGCTGGGACTATTAGCCCACAAATGGAGCTGGAGAGAAAAAAGGAAAAAAGAAGGAAAAACGTATGATAAACCCAATATCGTCATGGGCGCCGATGTACATACCGTATGGGAGAAATTCGCCCGGTATTTTGATGTGGAACTAAAACTCATTCCTTTAAAAGAGGACCTATACACCATTACTGCCGAGGATGTAGCTCGAGAAGTTGATGAAAATACTATTGCTGTGGGGGCAGTGGTAGGAACCACCTTCACCGGACAGATGGACCCTATAAAAGAAATTAATGATAAATTAGTGGAAATAAAAAAAACTAAAGGCTGGGACATTCCCCTGCATGTGGATGGGGCCAGTGGTGGATTCATATTACCCTTCCTCTACCCGGATATGGAATGGGATTTTAGACTAGAACAGGTGCGATCCATCAATGTATCAGGCCATAAATATGGTCTGGTCTATCCGGGTATTGGCTGGCTGATTTTCAGGGACAAAAGTGACGTACCAGATGACCTGGTCTTTAATATCACCTATTTAGGGGGCAACATGGCCAATTATTCTCTCAACTTCTCCAAGGGAAGTAGCACCATTATTGCCCAGTATTATAATTTCATAAGGCTGGGATTTGAAGGATACCAGTCCATAATGGAGAATTTATCCCAAAATGCTAAATATTTGGCCAGGGAACTGGAAAAAACAGGAAAATTTGAAGTAATAAATAAGGATGTAATCTTTCCTCTGGTAACGGTTCAGCTGAAAAATGTTGATTTTACAGTCTACCATTTATCAGATAAGCTCCGGGAGAAAGGGTGGATAATCCCGGCCTATAAACTACCAGAAAATGCTCAAAAGGTGCAGGTACTGCGCATGGTAATAAAAGAAAACTTCAGCCGGGATATGGTTGAAACCCTGCTTGTGGATATTAAAAAAGCCTGCCATCTTCTGGAAAACCAGAAGGAGAAAAAAGAAAAAGAAAATCTTAGTTTATTATATTAA
- a CDS encoding DNA alkylation repair protein — protein sequence MAKKFKDYYDPEAAHLLGSKIKASYFLFDVDKFVTYITEKLDDKGFLERQDLFVEALELTLKPDYKENIQIFHEILGPELETTDGMFREGWWLWPVGRYVEKHGTKDFSTSMDFIYELTKRFTGEFAIRPLIKKYPKKSLFIIKKWTKDSSVHVRRLSSEGLRIRLPWSKKLLVALEEFDAYKEILSQLKSDPERFVQKSVGNNLNDLMKEDPDKAYQIIKEWQKDKISKETEWIIKHGMRSVKKIK from the coding sequence ATGGCCAAAAAATTCAAAGATTATTATGACCCGGAAGCAGCACATCTTCTGGGCTCTAAAATTAAAGCCAGCTATTTTCTATTTGATGTGGATAAATTCGTTACCTATATTACTGAAAAATTGGATGATAAGGGATTTCTAGAACGTCAGGATCTATTTGTAGAGGCCCTGGAGTTAACCTTAAAACCGGATTATAAAGAGAATATTCAGATTTTCCATGAAATACTGGGCCCGGAACTAGAAACTACTGATGGAATGTTTCGGGAAGGCTGGTGGCTATGGCCGGTAGGACGATATGTGGAAAAACATGGCACAAAAGATTTTTCCACTTCCATGGATTTTATTTATGAATTAACCAAACGTTTCACCGGTGAATTTGCTATAAGGCCTCTTATAAAGAAATATCCTAAAAAATCTTTGTTCATAATTAAAAAATGGACTAAAGATAGTAGTGTCCATGTAAGGAGGCTTTCCAGTGAAGGCCTTCGTATCAGATTACCCTGGTCTAAAAAATTACTGGTGGCATTAGAGGAATTTGATGCCTATAAAGAGATATTATCCCAACTAAAGTCGGACCCGGAACGATTTGTACAAAAAAGTGTGGGTAATAACTTAAATGATCTCATGAAAGAAGATCCTGATAAGGCTTACCAGATAATCAAAGAATGGCAAAAAGATAAAATTAGTAAGGAAACTGAGTGGATAATAAAACACGGGATGCGAAGTGTAAAAAAAATAAAATAA
- a CDS encoding pseudomurein-binding repeat-containing protein yields MKKQLIITLTVLILAITMAGAVSATVDPDSVKYVSPTGSDDNDGTETNPYLTIGKGITSVSVDGTVNVADGTYYEHLTISKNLNLVGQSQENTIIDGSNTGKPLTINSGATVGISLFTIQNGVSGFSGGGIDNYGTVTVNSNTFINNTAQYGGAIFNAYGSTLNVIESTFTDNVGTFGGGAIYDAEGTSTVTGSTFTNNLADYGGAIYTYGTVTVTDSTFTGNSATTWGGAIYNYYGYDYDATLTVTNSEFTGNTAPFGGAIYNFATLSVTDSTFTGNSATNYGGAIYNNDNYCSADVTTSTFSGNTASVGGAIFNNWGTVTANFNRIVDNSHISIHNHGGSADARYNWWGSNNPNFTTLIGGAVNYSPWLYMSFQADPTSIAQGETSILTANFNHAFDGTTVTSLDPANGHLPDGTLVTFQTDLGEVGSQIVDKPTTSGVATATLNGTESGLATVKAALDTEELSDTVQIGAEPPETGIFTRLMVQDAAIRVRNFITSRGVLPNWVRMEDTAGITHYVTMPVFLELSTASLISTAQEFKAMDVKTAPKAAGSTIVNRNLYKSGYMDMASRVNKFIRNNGVAPNFAWSSLGNIRFQALVDSFARIVAFKAERGVLPNYVVINTRRVR; encoded by the coding sequence GTGAAAAAACAACTAATAATAACTCTAACAGTTCTAATATTGGCTATAACCATGGCTGGTGCAGTATCTGCTACGGTGGATCCGGATAGTGTGAAATACGTCTCACCTACCGGTAGTGATGATAATGATGGAACAGAAACTAATCCTTATTTGACCATTGGAAAAGGAATAACTTCAGTAAGTGTGGATGGTACGGTTAATGTGGCTGATGGGACCTACTATGAACATCTGACTATAAGTAAGAATTTGAATCTGGTAGGCCAAAGCCAGGAAAACACTATCATCGATGGATCCAACACTGGAAAACCCCTGACCATTAATAGTGGTGCTACAGTTGGTATCAGTTTATTTACCATACAAAATGGGGTTTCAGGTTTTAGTGGTGGTGGTATTGACAATTATGGTACAGTTACTGTAAATAGCAATACTTTCATAAACAACACCGCACAGTATGGTGGTGCTATCTTCAATGCTTATGGATCCACTTTAAATGTAATAGAGAGTACTTTCACAGACAACGTTGGAACTTTTGGTGGTGGTGCTATCTATGATGCTGAAGGTACCAGTACCGTGACTGGTAGTACCTTTACTAATAATTTAGCAGATTATGGCGGTGCTATCTACACCTATGGTACCGTAACTGTAACTGATAGTACTTTCACTGGTAACAGTGCCACTACTTGGGGTGGAGCAATCTACAATTACTATGGCTACGATTACGATGCTACTCTAACTGTAACTAACAGTGAATTTACAGGCAATACCGCACCTTTTGGTGGTGCTATCTACAATTTTGCTACTTTAAGTGTAACTGATAGCACTTTCACTGGTAACAGTGCCACTAATTATGGTGGTGCTATCTACAATAATGATAACTATTGTAGTGCGGATGTAACAACAAGTACTTTTTCTGGTAACACCGCAAGTGTTGGTGGTGCTATCTTCAACAATTGGGGTACTGTGACTGCGAATTTCAATCGTATTGTGGATAATTCACATATATCCATACACAATCATGGTGGATCTGCTGATGCCCGGTATAACTGGTGGGGATCCAATAATCCAAACTTTACCACTTTAATTGGTGGCGCGGTGAATTACTCCCCATGGTTGTACATGAGTTTCCAGGCTGATCCTACTAGTATTGCTCAGGGTGAAACCTCAATACTAACTGCTAACTTCAACCATGCCTTTGATGGTACCACGGTTACTTCTTTAGATCCAGCTAATGGTCACCTGCCGGATGGCACTTTAGTGACTTTCCAGACTGATTTAGGGGAAGTGGGTAGTCAAATTGTGGATAAACCCACCACTAGTGGTGTGGCCACTGCTACTTTAAATGGTACTGAATCCGGTTTAGCCACAGTAAAAGCGGCTTTAGATACAGAAGAACTAAGTGATACCGTGCAAATTGGCGCTGAACCACCTGAAACCGGTATTTTCACCCGTTTAATGGTGCAGGATGCGGCTATTCGGGTCAGGAATTTCATCACCAGTCGTGGTGTTTTACCTAACTGGGTGCGTATGGAGGATACCGCAGGTATCACTCATTATGTGACCATGCCTGTATTTTTAGAGTTATCTACAGCTAGTTTAATATCCACAGCCCAAGAATTTAAGGCCATGGATGTAAAAACAGCACCTAAAGCTGCAGGTTCAACAATTGTTAACCGCAACCTGTATAAGTCTGGTTATATGGATATGGCCTCCAGGGTGAATAAGTTCATCAGAAATAATGGTGTGGCACCTAATTTCGCCTGGAGCTCACTGGGTAACATTCGTTTCCAGGCACTGGTGGATAGTTTTGCTCGTATTGTGGCTTTTAAAGCTGAACGAGGAGTACTACCAAATTATGTGGTTATAAACACCCGCCGGGTAAGATAA
- a CDS encoding TetR/AcrR family transcriptional regulator → MSMTEWKKRERQERQNDIINAARKILANKDFSEVSMDEIAREIGLGKSTLYLYFKNKESLYFAIVLRGIRIWVEMVKEEMKKGKRGVEKFSLYLNANQKFSKEYPDYFRLLYSPTSIKKQFDKNKMNSSTEFQEVRSLFKDLMNRGIEALKQGIDEGQIRAEVDPVETIILISVIYNGMANMGDWSKEILENRGIDEQKFSADVAEIFSQHLIKIEKK, encoded by the coding sequence ATGTCAATGACAGAATGGAAAAAAAGAGAAAGGCAAGAGCGCCAAAATGATATAATCAATGCTGCCCGGAAAATATTAGCCAATAAAGACTTTAGTGAAGTATCCATGGATGAAATAGCCCGGGAAATTGGCCTGGGTAAAAGTACACTTTATCTCTATTTTAAAAACAAGGAGTCATTGTACTTTGCCATAGTCCTGCGTGGTATTCGCATCTGGGTAGAAATGGTTAAAGAAGAAATGAAAAAAGGTAAAAGAGGTGTTGAAAAGTTTTCATTATATTTAAATGCCAATCAAAAGTTTTCAAAGGAATATCCCGACTATTTCCGGCTTTTGTATTCCCCCACCTCCATAAAAAAACAATTTGATAAAAATAAAATGAACAGCAGTACCGAGTTTCAGGAAGTACGGTCACTATTTAAAGATCTAATGAATAGGGGAATAGAAGCCCTAAAGCAAGGTATAGATGAGGGGCAAATTAGAGCCGAAGTGGATCCGGTGGAAACCATTATTTTGATTTCCGTAATCTACAATGGAATGGCGAATATGGGGGATTGGAGTAAGGAAATTTTAGAAAATAGAGGTATAGATGAACAGAAGTTCAGTGCAGATGTGGCTGAAATATTTTCTCAACATCTTATTAAAATAGAAAAAAAGTAA
- a CDS encoding flavodoxin family protein codes for MKKVLLLCGSPRKKGNTYQVLDECARAIEQEGLETEIISLAGKNIRSCIHCKKCAELNECILDDGLNEIIAKLRESDGFIVGSPVYFGSARGDLMAALQRIGMVSFYHDFLSWKVGGPISIARRGGHTSTLQEMLMFFLYNDMIVPGSSSWNMVFGWAPGEVQDDEEGMKVIRKFGVNVATLIKKIKNNQVA; via the coding sequence ATGAAAAAAGTACTTTTACTATGTGGTAGTCCCCGAAAAAAGGGTAACACCTATCAGGTCCTGGATGAATGTGCCAGAGCCATAGAACAGGAAGGTTTAGAAACTGAGATAATATCCCTGGCTGGTAAAAATATCCGATCATGTATTCATTGTAAAAAATGCGCCGAATTGAACGAATGCATTCTGGATGATGGATTAAATGAGATTATAGCCAAGCTTAGGGAATCTGATGGATTTATTGTAGGATCTCCAGTTTACTTTGGAAGTGCCCGGGGAGATTTGATGGCTGCCCTGCAGAGAATAGGAATGGTGTCATTTTACCATGATTTTTTATCCTGGAAAGTGGGAGGCCCTATATCCATTGCCCGTCGAGGAGGTCATACCTCCACCCTGCAGGAAATGTTAATGTTCTTTTTATATAATGATATGATTGTTCCTGGATCCAGTAGCTGGAATATGGTTTTTGGATGGGCTCCAGGGGAAGTACAGGATGATGAAGAAGGAATGAAAGTTATAAGAAAATTTGGAGTAAATGTGGCCACTTTAATTAAAAAAATCAAAAACAATCAGGTGGCTTAG